In Argonema galeatum A003/A1, the genomic stretch GCTGGCATTGCAACCATACTTTTTTTGTGATTGGCGGCTGATGCAACTGCTCAAACCACGACAGCATTTGAGGTAAAGCCTTCAGATCTGTGTGAAGTTGTAAATGACTTTTACGAGATGCTAGCAATTTGACAAACCCTTTCATTCAAGAAAACCAGAACTCGGAGGTGATTCTTAAATTTACAGTAACTTTGCTTGATTTGGATCGCATCTGTGCTAGTGTCGGATCTTAAAACTACCCAGCAGAGAATGAAATTTTATGATCTTTTGAGTGATGCTTCAATATTAGAAGAATAATATCATTTTTAGTCCATGTTTCAAATTGTGGTTATTGATGATGACCCTGCAATACAGTTAGTGCTGACAAGACTGCTGAAAAAACAGGGTTATGATGTAACGGCGGCAAAAGATGGGCAAGAAGGCTTAGCCCTGGCGCAGCAGTTACATCCGGCGCTGATTATTTGTGATTGGATGATGCCCAGGATGAATGGCATAGAAGTCTGCCGTCGGGTAAAAGCAGATGCAGGCTTATCGACTACGTTTTTCATTCTACTGACTTCCCTGGATTCGGTGGAAGATCGGGTCAAGGGGCTGGATGCAGGCGCGGACGATTTTATCTCCAAACCTATAGAGCCCAATGAGTTGCAAGCGCGGGTGAGATCGGGACTGCGACTGCACCAACTCAGCCACGACTTGCGAACCCAAAAGCAAATACTGGCTGCGGAATTGGCTGAGGCGGCTGAATACGTGCGGAGTCTCCTGCCAGAACCATTGAATGGGCCGATCGCCATCCAAGGAAAGTATATTCCCTCCAGTCGTTTGGGAGGCGATGGCTTCGATTATTTCTGGCTTGATGAGAATTTATTGGCGATTTACCTAATGGATACCGCAGGACATGGCTTGAAAGCTGCCCTCCCCTCCATTTCGGTGATGAATCTGCTGAGGTCGCAAGCGCTTCCCAATCTTAATTACTCTCAACCCAGCCAGGTTTTGAGCGCTTTAAATCGCACTTTCCAGATGACTTCCCAAAACGATAAATATTTTACCATCTGGTATGGCGTTTATAACCGAGTTACGCGCCAGCTTACTTACGCCAGCGCCGGACATCCCCCAGCAATCTTGTTATGGGGAACGCCGCAATCAATCCAACACCTGAAAACGCCAGGTATGCCTGTTGGTATGTTCGAGGATGTCGTATTTACCGATCGATTCTGCGAGATCCCGGCGTCCAGTACCCTTTACATTTTCAGTGATGGGATTTACGAAATTCCGCAACCGGACGGGACTATCTGGGGTCTTGATACTTTCATTAATTTTGTGAAAAACTCTAAAAACGCTGGCAAGTGCAATTTAGACCAGATCTTGCAAGAAGTTGAGGCTGCTAACTCTAAAGACGTTTTTGACGATGATGTGTCTATCCTAGAGATTAAATTTGATTAGCATTGGCTACAAACATATATAGATCTGGGTGAAACCCAGATCTATTTCACATACTGTGGACTAGCTGAGCGAGCCTATTGCGTTGGCGAATTCATCTCGGTTGGGAAATATTTGAAAGACGCGATCCATGCTAGTGAGCTCAAACAACATTCTGACTTGCTCATTAATCGAGCAAATAAAAAGCTTACCTCCAGCAGCACGAACTGTTTTCAAACCTAACACTAAAGCGCCCAGTCCAGAACTATCCATAAAGGTTACATCCTGGAAATCTATTAACACAATATTTGTTCCATTTTCCACAATTTCGCCAATTTCCTGGCGAAATTCACTACCTTTTGCACTATCTAAAATTCCAGCGGGTTGAATAACTTTAAAAACAGGATTCATAATGCCTAGAAATCAGTTTGTCAAGATTTTTAGCTCAAAAGCATGAGTCAATAGACTTTAGCATAGAGCGGGGCTTTGTTACGATCGTCCAATAGGTTGGATGGGGCTAACTTTGGCGCGATAGAGGAGTCGATCGCCCTGTCGATAGCCAGTGTAGCGTACCTTGATGCGATCGCCTGGTTGCGCCGTGAGATCCATCAGCTGATGCTGGTGGGGGTCGTAAGGCAACTCTGCTCCCACGGGTGCGATCGCCTCCACCCCCCATTGTTGCACGAGCTGTTCCACAGGTCGCAACAACGGCAGCAATTTTACAGCCGGTAGCTGAGGATTTTGCCCAGCAGCATAAGCAGCTGTGGGCCACTGGATGAGCCAAGATTCTAAAACCTCCAGACTCGACTGCACAAATTCCTGCATCAAAGATTGTCGCTGTTCCTCCATTTGCTCTAGCAAGCGTTTGTACTCCTGCTGTAATGCTGGTGATGTTTCTGGCGATCCTGTAGTCCAATTTATTTGGCTCTTGCCAAAAGTTGCCAATAACTCGCTCACCGGCACTTGCAAAGCTTGACTGAGTTTGAGGATATTTTCTAAGAGCATCTGCATCACCTGTCCTCGCCGCAACCGCATTACCTGCCGTTCCGAGACACCTGCCTTGCGACTGAGAGCTTTAAAACTAGAAACACCCGCCAGCTGCATTAAACGTTGCAGCTGGTGGGTATAGTCTTGAAGCGGAGACTGGTTCATCAGAGAAATGGGTTGAAACCCCGTCCGAAGAGCGAAGCGGAGGACGGCTTTACTGAAATCTAGCTAGCAACAATTAATCCAGTTGAACGCCGAATTAACGTCACCTTGCTAGATGCTATCTGCCCTAACCGTTTCCAGTTAGCATCGCTGACAGATATCTGTTTTTCCGTGTCGCCACTAACGTAGCCAATCCCTTTTGGTGAATTGACCAAATCACCTTTGCGAACACCATGACGAGTTGTAGAACCGCCATACTTACGCCTGACGCCGCCAATAGAGGGAACCATTAAATGAAGTTGACGACGAGAAATAGGGGGGCGACGAATCACAAAGAATAGTGCAGGGGTAACAGCAACGAAACCAAACCAGTTCGCACCACTTTCTGTTGTTTTGTGATAGCGTCTGTACTCAACTTGCGGCAGACGCAGCAATTGCTACCCCATCTACAGCGTGAGTGTTAAACTCAGCCGAAGACTTTTGAGTTTTATTTTTGAATAGCCCCAGATATGCACGGGTTAAAGCAGTTTGATAACCTTCAATTGTGGTAACTGGTGCAAGCTTTTCTAACTGACTCAGCATCCAGCGCTGACCTACCATCACGGGGGAGAAACCTTTCCCCGATTTAGCTTTCTTGCGCCCTGATGTCAAATCCACATCAGCCCGAACATATTCGTACCTAATTTCTGTGACTGGATAAATTTTGCTCAGTTCGGATACTATCCTGAGTTCGAGTTGACGGTTAGCTCGAATTGATGGAGCTAGTTTACTATGACAACGATTGTCAAATCGTTGTTGACGATGAGCGCGTTTTGAGAATGCCACTTTTCGGTTAATCCTTCTCCCTCTACGTCCCCGCCGCATTAATCGTCGTGCGTCCATTCGTTGGCGCACTGTTTTAAATGGCAGAATCAAATGTGCCGTGTAGAGAGTGAATTTTGCTGATTGGACGCCAATTCCTGAATAATGCTTACCAGGGTCGATGCCAATTACAATGTCTTGAGTGGCATAGCCTGATGGCTCTACTGTCAATCGCACGTAAAATTGACCGCCATCCGACCAGCATTTTACAGCTTTGCCGGATTCAATCCATTTTCTTGCTCTGGCAGGGGTCGTGGGCATTAATGGTTGGTTGTCACGTGAAACAACTGGAATTCGCATGATTTGGTATAACCCAAAATTGTTTGGTTGAGTCGAGGGGGAGTATTACCTCCCGCCCCTCTCAGTTAGAACCGGACGTGCTGTTTTCACCGCATCCGGCTCCCGACGTTCTTGGCTTGCGCTTTTGCCCATGTGAATGTAATCGTGGCAGCTTTCGTGAATGGCTAGAAGGTTGTTTTTCTTCCAATTGTTATGGTTTCCATCAATATGATGGAGGTGTACCTTCTCGTTACTAAGCATTTTTAGTCCACAATACCCACATGAATGGTTTTGCTTTTTGAGAGCTTTAGAGGTTTCACCGTCGTAGAGCTTGCTGTTACGCTCACTCCAGTAGGGAACATCTCCGTCGTAGGGTGATTTTTCCCCTTTGACGTTAATGAATTTGTTTTCGGAGTAAGGGACTGATGGGAATGCTTTATCCAATAACTTCTTACTGGTTGAGCGATTCTGTTTAGATTCCTTGTTGAATACCCTGTAAGCCCTTGTTTCAATGTGATAGAGCGAGTTTCTTGACCCGTCCATCTTGCAGTGGCGGTGGTAATTCCTCCAACCTCTAACTACAGGGGCTAATTTCTCAGCCTTTGTGGTAGCGCCATAATTCGAGTTGTTGACGATGTGTTTTACTTTCTGACGAAAAGCCTTGTAATTGTCCTCTGAAGGGACGCATCTAAACTTCCCGTTACTTTGCACTTTGAAGTGCCAGCCGAGGAAATCAAACCCATCTGTCGTAGCGGTTAGCTTGGTTTTCTTTTCACTAATCTTCATCCCCCTTTCCGCTAGAAACTGGCTTATCTGCTCAAGTATTGCTACTGCATCGTCTTTGGGCTTTAGAATGAACACCATGTCGTCTGCATATCTGACAGATTGGTGGATGTCCTCTATACCATTGAGTGCGATGTTAGCTAATAGGGGACTCACCACCCCCCCTTGCGGGGTTCCCTGTTCGGGAAATTCTGGGTTGACTCCTGCTTTAAGGCATCGAAATATTCCGAGCTTAATACCCGTTGGGGCAATGAGTCGTTCCATTATAGATTTGTGAGCAATCCTGTCGAAGCATTTTTCGATATCGAGTTCTATAACCCGTTTTTCTATTCCGTTGCAGTACGAGCGTAGGTTATTGAACAGGTATCTCTGAGCGTCATGTGTCGCCCTACCTGTCCTGAATCCGTAACTCCTAGCGTGGAAGGTTGCCTCTGCTGCTGGTTCTAGGGCTAGTTTTACAAGGCATTGCCAAGCTCTATCCCCGATAGTAGGCACTTTTAAGAGGCGGGTTGTCCCGTCCTTCTTAGGTATGGGTATTTCCCGTAGTCTTTGATGTTTCCAGTTGCTACTTTTGGTTCTAAGTTCTTCACTTAGGTTCAACCTTTCCTCATGATTGAGTGAGGCTTTACCATCTATACCTGCCGTTCTTTTTCCAGCGTTTAGCTGTGTTACCTGACGTATTGCCAGCATCCTAGCTGCGGTTGACTTGAGTATCAACCTTTGTAAGGACATAGCTTTCCGTTTGTCTCCAACCTGAATCGCTTTGAACACTCGCCTTTGGAGGCGGAATAAATCCTTCTGGAATTTCTTCCAGGGCAGATTCTTCCAAGTTTCGCTAGCATTTCTGCTGCGTCTAAACATACTCTTCTCCAGTTCGTGTTTTCTGAACACCTTTCAGCAATTACGCTGAATCCTACCCGAATTGTGGGAATTCCGACGCTCGTCTGTCCTACTTGAGGTTCGACATCCTCTAGACCCACATTCCGTTTTTATTCGTTCCTTCGGTTGATTGTTCGTCCCGTTAGATGTAGCCAATTCGACCATTGGAAACCCTGGACTCTTACCGCTATTAGACTTAGTATGCGGCGGGTTTTATCTCCAATGAAGTCAGGGTTTTAGTGTTATGTCCTGCTCGCGAATAGGTCGCTTTTCTAGGCTCGGTTTCATCATAGGGACTCCCCGTTAGCGCCAGTGTTATCTCATAACAGATGTCTGATTGCGCTCTGTTCCCAGCTTCACTCTCCAAGAATCGAGCTTGGTCGGTGTGGGCAGGTAGGGAGTCATGCCTGAGTCTGGCAGAAGGGGCTTACACCCTTATCAGACCGAGAGTTCAGCCTTTTGTTGACAGTAACTGCTGTCAGGCTGGAAGTGCTATGTACGGGCTTTCACCGTGATTCACACCTCAACGAATCGCACAAGTCTCTTCGCCCAACTCAACGCCGGATGTCTTGGCTTTCCCAACGCCTAAACCAATTAGGCTTACAGAGCTCCGAACTAGAGAAGCATTCGGATGTATGTACCAAGTTGAGTCTCAACGGGCTATTCGCCTCTTACGTTGTCCGAACCAATTCGGACAATCCTCGTCCCTTTAGGGCGAGGTTGGTGAATCTTCGAGCAAACTTCTTAACATCCAAGCATTCTTTTCGTGTATGTGCATCCGCTGAGTCAAGAGATCGGCACTTGGTTCGTCATTCACCCCCTCAACGCTAGGGAAGATAGAGCGAGCGGTTCGCACTACAGCTTCTTGACCTTCAACCAGTAGGCGGATCATTTCCTGCGCTTTGGGAACGCCTGCTGTCTCTTTTATCGAGCTTAACCTTGCATAATCGCTGTAAGTTCCAGTCGCCGGAAAGCCCAAAGCTCTGATTCGTTCCGCAATTAGATCCACAGCTAGAGCCAATTCAGTGTACTGCGTCTCGAACATCAAATGCAATGTCTGGAACATGGGGCCTGTGACGTTCCAGTGAAAGTTGTGGGTTTTCAGGTAAAGCGTATAGGTGTCCGCTAGCAGGCGAGACAGTCCTTGGGCAATTTCTTGGCGAGCTTGTTCGTCAATGCCGATGTTTACTGGTATAGCTTTGTCGTGAAGTTGCATATTTTTGTCCTGATTTAGGAATGAAATTTTTGATCTCAGGCTAGGTGCATCCGTAAAACCGAGGGGGTCGCCTTGCGGACTCTGCAACGGATGGTTTCTTGGCCCAGTCGCTGGCAAGCCTCAAATCGGTGACAACCGGAGAAGCCATAATATTGTCCGTTTACTTCTAGAACGTCGATCGGTTCTTGTTGACCGATCGATCGAATCGATTCCACTAATGCGTCCACTTTTGTAGGATCGGTCTGTCGAATCAGGGGACGATGAATCTGCCGTAGGGGAATTTCCTGTATTCTAACCATCGGGCGTGTTACTGCTTCCATACCTAAGTCTCTACCTTTTAATCATACTCGTTATGACTTCAAGTTGCCCTTTACCAACTTTGAGGCCGATTAACTTCGCGAAAGGCTGACAGCGTTTTACAGACGGCGTTCCCAAATGATGGAATAAGGGACTAGATAGATAGAAAGCGTAAAGCTATGCTCGATCAAAAAAGATATATCGCGAGGCAGCTGATGCAGAGAACTACTTCTATCCTCAGAGAGATTGTGATGGTAACTCGGTATCGCGACAGTCGATGGGTGGGTTACTGGTGGCGTACAGCGGTGACCGTGTTTTGTTTGGTAGGACTCACAGCAGACGTGCGAGCAACGGCTGTGGGTGGGGATGTGGAACTCAAAGTCGGGATTGTGCAGCGATTTGGTGCCACACCGGAGGACGAGCTGACTTTGAAGGCGACAGAGGGCAAAGGCTTGACATTGCGGTTCCTAGCTGGAAATATGGAGCCACAAACTGTTTTGGCGAACAGCATCAAGCTGGAAATACAGATGCAACCGCTAGCAGTGCCAGAAGTGCAAGAGCAAGTTGTCCTCAGTACCAACCCAAACTTCGAGACAGCGGAAGATAGTGCCGAACAGTGGCGTGCAAAAGGGATTGAAGTCGAGATAGCTCAGCCAAGACGTTGGCAGGTTTGGGCCAAACGGGATATTTACAGTACTCCCTTACTGCGACGGTTGCTGCTTCAGAGTCTGGAAGCCCAAGGCTTTAAAACGGCTTATTTGGATACGGAAATTAAGAAACAGGAACCAAAGCCGTCTTGGGTGGTCAATGGTTTGCGCTACAACCGCAAAAACCTAGAGATCGTATCCGAGCGAAATAGGATTCAGGTATATCAGGGTAAAAACGATCGAACCGGGCGGATATTCGTCGGAGTTCTCCGACTCCAGCCTAACGCTTACGGCACCTACACCTTAGTCAATCAAGTACCCCTAGAGACATATTTGCGGGGGGTTGTGCCGAATGAAATTGGAGCCAGGGCACCTTATGCGGCTCTAGAAGCCCAGACGATTTTGGCGCGGACTTACGCCCTGCGGAACTTACGCCGATTTGCGATCGATGGTTACGAACTTTCTGCGGACATTCACTGCCAAGTTTATTACGGACTCAGCGGTGCTTTTCCCCAGACGGATAAAGCGATCGCAGCCACGAAAGGCTTAGTGATCGTCTACAACAACGAGTTGATCGATGCAGTTTATTCTTCCACAACTGGCGGCGTCACCGCCTCCTTCAAAGATATTTGGAACGGTGCAGAGCGGCCTTATCTACGTCCGGTGGTGGATGCGGTGAGCAATATTTGGGATCTGGGTCGCGACAGTTTGGCAGACGATCAAAACTTACGGAAGTTTATCAACTTGCAGAAAGGCTTCAACGAAGAGGGCAAAAGTTTGTTTCGCTGGCGCAAAGAAACCAGCCTTCCAGACCTGGCGCTGCAGTTGCAGAAGTATCTCCAGGACAAAAAACATCCGCTGGCCAAGTTTAAAATGGTTCAGCAGATGCAGGTGGTAGAGCGATCCCCAAGTGGGCGCATCCTTAAAATGGTCGTGCAGACCGATCGGGGTGCGATCGAACTGCACAAAGAAGAAGTTCGCAGCGCCTTTCTCGCTCCTATCAGCACGCTGTTTTATCTAGATCCCGTCAAAAAAGACAACCAAACTCTATGGGGCTACGCCTTTGTCGGGGGTGGATACGGACACGGCGTCGGCTTGAGTCAAACGGGTGCCTATCAGTTAGGGAATCTGGGTTGGTCCAGTCAGCAGATTCT encodes the following:
- a CDS encoding PP2C family protein-serine/threonine phosphatase yields the protein MFQIVVIDDDPAIQLVLTRLLKKQGYDVTAAKDGQEGLALAQQLHPALIICDWMMPRMNGIEVCRRVKADAGLSTTFFILLTSLDSVEDRVKGLDAGADDFISKPIEPNELQARVRSGLRLHQLSHDLRTQKQILAAELAEAAEYVRSLLPEPLNGPIAIQGKYIPSSRLGGDGFDYFWLDENLLAIYLMDTAGHGLKAALPSISVMNLLRSQALPNLNYSQPSQVLSALNRTFQMTSQNDKYFTIWYGVYNRVTRQLTYASAGHPPAILLWGTPQSIQHLKTPGMPVGMFEDVVFTDRFCEIPASSTLYIFSDGIYEIPQPDGTIWGLDTFINFVKNSKNAGKCNLDQILQEVEAANSKDVFDDDVSILEIKFD
- a CDS encoding STAS domain-containing protein, with translation MNPVFKVIQPAGILDSAKGSEFRQEIGEIVENGTNIVLIDFQDVTFMDSSGLGALVLGLKTVRAAGGKLFICSINEQVRMLFELTSMDRVFQIFPNRDEFANAIGSLS
- a CDS encoding helix-turn-helix domain-containing protein produces the protein MNQSPLQDYTHQLQRLMQLAGVSSFKALSRKAGVSERQVMRLRRGQVMQMLLENILKLSQALQVPVSELLATFGKSQINWTTGSPETSPALQQEYKRLLEQMEEQRQSLMQEFVQSSLEVLESWLIQWPTAAYAAGQNPQLPAVKLLPLLRPVEQLVQQWGVEAIAPVGAELPYDPHQHQLMDLTAQPGDRIKVRYTGYRQGDRLLYRAKVSPIQPIGRS
- a CDS encoding RRXRR domain-containing protein, which translates into the protein MPTTPARARKWIESGKAVKCWSDGGQFYVRLTVEPSGYATQDIVIGIDPGKHYSGIGVQSAKFTLYTAHLILPFKTVRQRMDARRLMRRGRRGRRINRKVAFSKRAHRQQRFDNRCHSKLAPSIRANRQLELRIVSELSKIYPVTEIRYEYVRADVDLTSGRKKAKSGKGFSPVMVGQRWMLSQLEKLAPVTTIEGYQTALTRAYLGLFKNKTQKSSAEFNTHAVDGVAIAASAAS
- a CDS encoding reverse transcriptase domain-containing protein; this translates as MFRRSRNASETWKNLPWKKFQKDLFRLQRRVFKAIQVGDKRKAMSLQRLILKSTAARMLAIRQVTQLNAGKRTAGIDGKASLNHEERLNLSEELRTKSSNWKHQRLREIPIPKKDGTTRLLKVPTIGDRAWQCLVKLALEPAAEATFHARSYGFRTGRATHDAQRYLFNNLRSYCNGIEKRVIELDIEKCFDRIAHKSIMERLIAPTGIKLGIFRCLKAGVNPEFPEQGTPQGGVVSPLLANIALNGIEDIHQSVRYADDMVFILKPKDDAVAILEQISQFLAERGMKISEKKTKLTATTDGFDFLGWHFKVQSNGKFRCVPSEDNYKAFRQKVKHIVNNSNYGATTKAEKLAPVVRGWRNYHRHCKMDGSRNSLYHIETRAYRVFNKESKQNRSTSKKLLDKAFPSVPYSENKFINVKGEKSPYDGDVPYWSERNSKLYDGETSKALKKQNHSCGYCGLKMLSNEKVHLHHIDGNHNNWKKNNLLAIHESCHDYIHMGKSASQERREPDAVKTARPVLTERGGR
- a CDS encoding Dps family protein, with the protein product MPVNIGIDEQARQEIAQGLSRLLADTYTLYLKTHNFHWNVTGPMFQTLHLMFETQYTELALAVDLIAERIRALGFPATGTYSDYARLSSIKETAGVPKAQEMIRLLVEGQEAVVRTARSIFPSVEGVNDEPSADLLTQRMHIHEKNAWMLRSLLEDSPTSP
- a CDS encoding sulfiredoxin; the protein is MVRIQEIPLRQIHRPLIRQTDPTKVDALVESIRSIGQQEPIDVLEVNGQYYGFSGCHRFEACQRLGQETIRCRVRKATPSVLRMHLA
- a CDS encoding SpoIID/LytB domain-containing protein, producing the protein MQRTTSILREIVMVTRYRDSRWVGYWWRTAVTVFCLVGLTADVRATAVGGDVELKVGIVQRFGATPEDELTLKATEGKGLTLRFLAGNMEPQTVLANSIKLEIQMQPLAVPEVQEQVVLSTNPNFETAEDSAEQWRAKGIEVEIAQPRRWQVWAKRDIYSTPLLRRLLLQSLEAQGFKTAYLDTEIKKQEPKPSWVVNGLRYNRKNLEIVSERNRIQVYQGKNDRTGRIFVGVLRLQPNAYGTYTLVNQVPLETYLRGVVPNEIGARAPYAALEAQTILARTYALRNLRRFAIDGYELSADIHCQVYYGLSGAFPQTDKAIAATKGLVIVYNNELIDAVYSSTTGGVTASFKDIWNGAERPYLRPVVDAVSNIWDLGRDSLADDQNLRKFINLQKGFNEEGKSLFRWRKETSLPDLALQLQKYLQDKKHPLAKFKMVQQMQVVERSPSGRILKMVVQTDRGAIELHKEEVRSAFLAPISTLFYLDPVKKDNQTLWGYAFVGGGYGHGVGLSQTGAYQLGNLGWSSQQILNFYYPGTQIQPLNDSISFWQAQ